The genomic DNA AACGGAGTCCTGACAGCATCCCGGACACCCTTGCTGCAAAGGACCGGGACGCAGCAGGGAAAACGGCACCTGCCCACGGCTTATATCTGTGGAATGTGTGCTACGGAAACGAAATGGCAAGGGATGATTCGAATGGATCATACCCTTGTAAGCAGGAAAGCATCACGAATCAAAAATAAAAAACTAAAACAACTAATCCTGGTGTAACATACCCTTGACATTCTTCTGGGAACAAGATAATATAGCATATGGTATGTTATTAACCCCACGATAAGCCCCGGAAACTTATTGTGATTTAAGAATAAATACTACGGATTGAGTAATAGGAGGATAAATCATGCGTACAACGTATATGGCTAAAGCCACTGAAATCGAACGTAAATGGCTCGTTGTAGATGCAGAAGGCAAAACTCTTGGTCGTTTGGCTAGTGAAGTTGCTTCTATTCTACGCGGTAAACACAAACCAACATTCACACCACATGTTGACACTGGTGATCACGTGATCATCTTGAACGCTTCTAAAATCGAATTGACTGGTAAAAAGCTTACTGACAAGATCTACTACCGTCACAGCCTTCACCCAGGTGGTTTGAAACAACGTACTGCATTGGAAATGCGTACAAACTACTCAGAAAAAATGCTTGAACTAACAATTAAAGGAATGCTTCCTAAAGGTTCCCTAGGTCGTCAAATGTTCAAGAAACTGCACGTATACGCTGGAGCGGAGCATCCGCACCAAGCACAACAACCTGAAGTTTACGAACTTCGTGGATAATTAAAAAGAGGAGGTTATTATCTTGGCTCAAGTTCAATATTATGGAACTGGTCGTCGTAAGAGCTCAGTAGCTCGCGTACGTTTGGTACCAGGTAACGGAAACATCATCATCAACGATCGTGAAGTAGAAGTATACATCCCATTCGCAGCACTACGCGAAGTAATCAAGCAACCTTTAGTTGCTACAGAAACTCTTGGTAACTACGA from Rossellomorea marisflavi includes the following:
- the rplM gene encoding 50S ribosomal protein L13 yields the protein MRTTYMAKATEIERKWLVVDAEGKTLGRLASEVASILRGKHKPTFTPHVDTGDHVIILNASKIELTGKKLTDKIYYRHSLHPGGLKQRTALEMRTNYSEKMLELTIKGMLPKGSLGRQMFKKLHVYAGAEHPHQAQQPEVYELRG